A window of Papilio machaon chromosome W, ilPapMach1.1, whole genome shotgun sequence genomic DNA:
TTCAAATGAGAATGAACTTCTTCGTAGATTCTGGGAGTTAGAATCAGAACCACAaactaatttgaataaaaaacagttAACACCTGATGAACAGAAATgtgaagatttatttttagctaCAACTCAGCGTGATGAAACAGGTCGTTATATAGTGCGCTTACCGTTTAAATCTGACAATCCAAGTTGTAAGTATAGTGAGTCCAGGGATATTGCATTGAAGCGGTTTCTCATGTTAGAGAAACGGCTAATGAGAAATCCTGATTTGAAGGCACAATATTCAGAAGTCATAAACGAATATCTTCAATTAAATCATATGGAAAGGGTTCCCGAGGAATGCAAAATCGATAGTTTTGCTGTTTATTTACCGCATCATGCAGTAGTACGCAATGATAAGACAACCACTAAAGTTCGTGTTGTATTTGACGCATCTTGTGCAGGAAGTAATGGTATTTCTTTGAATAATGATCTAATGGTAGGACCATCCTTACAACCCGAATTGCGTCATATTATAATGCGTTGGCGTTGTTACAGAATTTGTTTAACTGCtgacataataaaaatgtacaggCAGGTGAAGGTGGCCAATGAAGACACAGATTTTCAGCGCATTTACTGGTGTGAGAATCCAGATGCTGAATTTCAGCATCTCCGTCATTTGAGAGTGACATTTGGTACTTCTTCCGCTCCCTACCTAGCCGTTCGGTCGCTTCAACAGTTAGCTTATGATGAGGGTTCAGATTTTCCATTGATAAAGGATAAAGTGTTGTCTGAATTTTACATGGATGATCTTATGTCTGGATGTGAAAGTATTGAAGATGGCTTGGAAACCTACAAACAATTGACAGAAATGTTAAGGCGTGGTGGGTTCCAACTTCAGATGTGGTCAAGCAACAGTTCTAGcctaatgaatttaataaaggaAGGTCAAGATGTGAACAATGTTAGAGAAATCAAACTAGATGaagtttcaaaaattttaggATTAATATGGAATAAAGTAACTGATGAATTTGAATATACTGTCAACCTTCCTCCGCTGGAAACCCCAGTAACAAAACGTAAGGTTATCTCGGATATAGCCCGACTGTTTGATCCCCTTGGTTTTTTGGCTCCAGTCATAACGACTGCCAAGATCTTTATACAGCGGTTGTGGTTATGTGGCATTGGATGGGATGAAGAACTGCCAACTTCTTTGCTTATAGACTGGTTGGAGTACCGAAAAGATCTTTGTAACCTTACTAACTTTCATATACCTCGTACCTTGCTATTGAAAGTAGTAGCGAAGATCAAATCATGGAATTGCACGGGTTTTCAGATGCATCCAATTTAGCGTACGCCGCTGTAGTTTATGCACGAGTTGTAGATAGCGAGGGCAATGTTCACACTAATTTAGTAGcttctaaaacaaaaattgctCCTATTAAGACGCTATCTATTCCTCGTTTGGAATTGTGTGGTGCTGTGTTATGTGCGAAGCTTCTTCATGAAGTTGCTGCTGTTCTGAAGATTCCTAAGCATTATATTCACGCGTGGACTGATTCTTCCGTTGTTTTGGCCTGGTTGGGGAGTCATCCAAGTCGATGGAAGACGTTCATCGCAAATAGAGTGTCGGAAATACTTACCTTAATGGAAGGAGCACAGTGGTCATATGTAGCATCTAAAGATAACCCCGCTGATTGCGCGTCTCGCGGTGTTAAACCATCAGTTTGTGAAGAATTACAGCTCTGGAAAAAGGGACCCAGTTGgctgcaaaataaaaatatagaatataaaattaggaaTATAGAAGACACTAAActagaagaaagaaaaactacattaaaatgttttatgcttACCGAAAAGGACGAAGATTTGCTGTCAAGATTTtccaaactaaataaattaatcagaGTAATAGCATActgtaaaagatttataaatttaaataagagtaaaaataaatatcctaAGTGGCTAACTACTACAGAATTAAATGATGCTTTACTTACCTGTGTCAAGATCTGCCAGTACGGTCGTTTTAAAGAAGACATTGAAGCACTGAAAAggaagaaaaaattaagtaaagggAGTAAACTTACCTCTTTGAATCCATTTATTGATGACTGCGGTGTTTTGAGAGTCGGTGAACGCTTACAAAGGGCATACATTAGTGAGAATATGAAACATCCAATACTCATACCCCATAACTCGCCCTTCACTTACCTTTTGATTGCAGACGCTCATGAAAGAACATTACACGGCGGGCCGCAATTAATGTTGAATTACTTGCGATCAATGTATTGGATCATAAATGCTAAACCAATTGTTAGAATTTATGTGAGAAAATGTGTTACTTGTGTCCGTCACGCGGCACAAGTAAGTCAACAAATGATGAGTCAGTTGCCTGAGGCCAGAGTGACGGCTCAAAAACCTTTCCAGTCCAGCGGTGTAGACTATGCTGGACCCATTAACCTCCGAGCAAATAAAGGTCGAGGCTACCAAACGGCCCAAAGTTTTTTGGCCGCATTCAAGCGTTTCGTGTCTAGACGCGGAAGAGTACACGATTTGTGGAGCGACAATGGTACAACCTTTATCGGAGGGGCCAAAGAATTAAAACATCTGTTTAACGCAGAAAAATCGAGTGTAGCTCCAGAAATAGTTGACTTTCTCGTAACGAATGGCACCAATTGGCACTTCATACCTCCTCACGCTCCAAACTTTGGAGGGTTGTGGGAGGCGGGTGTAAAATCAACTAAACATCACTTGAAGCGAGTCATAGGCAATAGCACTTTGACATTCGAAGAAATGACAACTGTGCTATGTCAGATTGAATGCTGTCTTAACTCGAGACCTATTTCAAGAATGTCAAGTAACCCAGAAGATGCAGCTCCGTTGACACCAGGTCATTTTCTGGTAGGGGAACCGCTTGTAACAGTCCCTGAATTCAATTACGAAGGTTCCAATATTAGTAGTCTTAAAAGGTGGCAACTAACACAACGGATGCTTCAAGATTTTTGGCGTAGGTGGTCTTTAGAATATTTAAGTCAGTTGCAAAATAGGTACAAGTGGGCTCAATGCATTCCCGAGCCTAACATTGGAGATGTTGTTTTGGTGAAGGAGGATGGACTTCCACCTAGCAGATGGATGTTCGGAGTTATTGTAGATAAACATCCAGGTTTGGACAATCTTACACGTGTCGTAACAttgagatttaaaaataatgagattAAAAGACCTGTGTCAAAATTGATTATGTTACCAGTTACCTCGTAAGTCAATATGGATTAGTTGTGTCCATACATTTATTGTGTTTATGAATAgtttctattgtttattttttattttattttgtatacgaACTTTACTCTGTATAGCctaagtacaaaattaaaacccACATTTGTAGACGGTGGGCGGTTGATTAAGAAACCATAAGTATATGTTAAAGAGTATTTTTAgtgaaattgttttgttattttttcttgcACATGTAAcatgtttaagtttta
This region includes:
- the LOC123723062 gene encoding uncharacterized protein LOC123723062: MSPMVIRKVVQPFMSRIYQRLPPIASPPILCLLDQGSQASFVTESTVQLLGLKRTSSKRVISGLGGDPSASIKCTSMVRIKIQSRIDPSFHINVEAFVMKKLTTVLPERKIKEQSVDFMSSMALADPSFNVPNKIDLLLGAEVYSQILLEGIVKDPSSHVVAQNTRLGWILSGQLQTVSHSETLNNCHNIVSLHSFHSNENELLRRFWELESEPQTNLNKKQLTPDEQKCEDLFLATTQRDETGRYIVRLPFKSDNPSCKYSESRDIALKRFLMLEKRLMRNPDLKAQYSEVINEYLQLNHMERVPEECKIDSFAVYLPHHAVVRNDKTTTKVRVVFDASCAGSNGISLNNDLMVGPSLQPELRHIIMRWRCYRICLTADIIKMYRQVKVANEDTDFQRIYWCENPDAEFQHLRHLRVTFGTSSAPYLAVRSLQQLAYDEGSDFPLIKDKVLSEFYMDDLMSGCESIEDGLETYKQLTEMLRRGGFQLQMWSSNSSSLMNLIKEGQDVNNVREIKLDEVSKILGLIWNKVTDEFEYTVNLPPLETPVTKRKVISDIARLFDPLGFLAPVITTAKIFIQRLWLCGIGWDEELPTSLLIDWLEYRKDLYASNLAYAAVVYARVVDSEGNVHTNLVASKTKIAPIKTLSIPRLELCGAVLCAKLLHEVAAVLKIPKHYIHAWTDSSVVLAWLGSHPSRWKTFIANRVSEILTLMEGAQWSYVASKDNPADCASRGVKPSVCEELQLWKKGPSWLQNKNIEYKIRNIEDTKLEERKTTLKCFMLTEKDEDLLSRFSKLNKLIRVIAYCKRFINLNKSKNKYPKWLTTTELNDALLTCVKICQYGRFKEDIEALKRKKKLSKGSKLTSLNPFIDDCGVLRVGERLQRAYISENMKHPILIPHNSPFTYLLIADAHERTLHGGPQLMLNYLRSMYWIINAKPIVRIYVRKCVTCVRHAAQVSQQMMSQLPEARVTAQKPFQSSGVDYAGPINLRANKGRGYQTAQSFLAAFKRFVSRRGRVHDLWSDNGTTFIGGAKELKHLFNAEKSSVAPEIVDFLVTNGTNWHFIPPHAPNFGGLWEAGVKSTKHHLKRVIGNSTLTFEEMTTVLFTS